The following proteins are encoded in a genomic region of Leifsonia psychrotolerans:
- a CDS encoding TrkH family potassium uptake protein: protein MRVNPIRRHALRRGVRLKPAQAIVSGFASAILIGTLLLMLPIATVGPAGATFLEALFTATSAVCVTGLTVVDTATAFTPFGHLVILLLIQVGGLGIMFFAAVFGLVLVRKLTLSSRLTTAVETKTVGIEDMRGLLRGILIITVVIEGGVAILLGLRFWLGYGHSLAESAWLGLFHGISAFNNAGFSLFSDSITGFATDPLISLPICLAIILGGLGFPVIMQLRKQIRSPLRWNLNTKLVLTGTAVLLVAGTVYITAIEWNNPATLGPLDAGGKILAGFFQSVQTRTAGFNSIDIGQMNTASLLGMDVLMFIGGGPAGTAGGIKLTTFAVLLFIMITELRGHGAVNIFHKRLSRAVHRQAITVVLLSVGAVMTGTIVLILVTDLSLDVLLFEATSAFGTVGLSTGITAGLPPVGQIVLILLMFIGRLGPLTLGSAIALAERKILYEYPKERPAVG, encoded by the coding sequence GTGCGCGTCAACCCCATCCGTCGTCATGCACTCCGGCGCGGCGTGCGGCTCAAGCCGGCGCAGGCGATCGTGAGCGGATTCGCCTCAGCGATCCTCATCGGGACCCTCCTGCTCATGTTGCCGATCGCGACGGTCGGGCCGGCCGGAGCGACATTCCTTGAGGCACTGTTCACCGCAACGTCGGCCGTGTGCGTGACCGGCTTGACAGTCGTTGACACGGCAACCGCCTTCACTCCGTTCGGGCACCTCGTGATCCTCCTGCTCATCCAGGTGGGCGGCCTGGGGATCATGTTCTTCGCGGCGGTGTTCGGTCTGGTGCTCGTGCGCAAACTCACCCTGAGCTCGCGATTGACGACCGCGGTCGAGACGAAGACGGTCGGCATCGAGGATATGCGTGGCCTGCTGCGCGGCATCTTGATCATCACCGTCGTGATCGAGGGCGGCGTCGCGATTCTGCTCGGTCTGCGGTTCTGGCTGGGTTACGGTCACAGCCTGGCCGAGTCGGCGTGGCTGGGCCTCTTCCACGGCATCTCCGCATTCAACAACGCCGGCTTCTCCCTCTTCAGCGACAGCATCACGGGCTTCGCCACCGACCCGTTGATCTCCTTACCCATCTGTCTGGCGATTATTCTCGGTGGCCTCGGGTTTCCCGTCATCATGCAGTTGCGCAAGCAGATCCGCTCACCACTGCGCTGGAATCTGAACACCAAGCTCGTGCTCACCGGAACCGCCGTGTTGCTGGTGGCCGGAACCGTCTATATCACCGCGATCGAGTGGAACAACCCGGCAACGCTGGGGCCATTGGATGCGGGAGGCAAGATCCTGGCCGGATTCTTTCAGTCGGTGCAGACCCGAACCGCGGGTTTCAACAGCATCGATATTGGCCAGATGAACACGGCGTCACTGCTCGGCATGGATGTGCTCATGTTCATCGGCGGTGGTCCGGCCGGCACCGCCGGAGGCATCAAGCTCACGACCTTCGCCGTGCTCTTGTTCATCATGATCACCGAGCTGCGTGGCCATGGCGCCGTGAACATCTTTCACAAGCGACTCTCCCGTGCCGTGCACCGCCAGGCGATCACTGTCGTACTGCTCTCGGTGGGCGCCGTCATGACCGGAACGATCGTGCTCATCTTGGTCACCGACCTCAGCCTGGATGTGCTACTTTTCGAGGCCACCTCCGCCTTCGGCACGGTGGGTCTCTCGACCGGTATCACCGCCGGGCTTCCCCCCGTCGGGCAGATCGTTCTCATCCTCTTAATGTTCATCGGACGTCTCGGCCCACTCACCCTCGGCAGTGCCATCGCCCTCGCCGAGCGCAAGATCCTCTACGAATATCCCAAGGAAAGGCCGGCCGTTGGTTAG
- a CDS encoding potassium channel family protein produces the protein MVRLSFSPRDSTRRIAEADSVAVIGLGRFGSALALELMDYGTEVLGIDSSEEIVQAHNGLLTQVVRADSTKEEALRQLAVHEFDRVVVAIGSDIKASILTASLLLRFEVPVVWAKALDDQHGLILEQLGVGHVVYPETSMGKRVAHLVRGAAMDFIEIDRDYAIVKTSPNSVVIGRRLGDTGVRASYGITVTSVRRENGAWANADADTILQETDTILVAGPIRKAEEFAQLR, from the coding sequence TTGGTTAGATTATCGTTTTCGCCCCGCGACTCCACCCGCCGCATCGCCGAAGCCGATTCGGTCGCGGTGATCGGGCTCGGCCGATTCGGCAGCGCTCTGGCGCTGGAGCTGATGGACTACGGCACCGAGGTGCTCGGCATCGACTCGAGTGAAGAGATCGTGCAGGCCCATAACGGACTGCTCACGCAGGTCGTGCGTGCCGACTCCACCAAAGAGGAAGCCCTCCGCCAGCTTGCGGTGCACGAGTTCGACCGGGTGGTCGTGGCGATCGGCAGTGACATCAAGGCCAGCATCCTGACCGCATCGCTCCTGCTGCGGTTCGAGGTCCCCGTGGTCTGGGCCAAGGCCCTCGACGATCAGCACGGCCTGATTCTCGAGCAGTTGGGGGTCGGCCACGTCGTCTACCCCGAGACGTCAATGGGAAAGCGGGTTGCCCACCTCGTGCGTGGCGCGGCCATGGACTTCATCGAGATCGACCGGGACTATGCAATCGTCAAGACCAGCCCGAACAGCGTGGTCATTGGCCGCAGGCTCGGCGACACCGGCGTGCGGGCAAGCTACGGCATCACGGTCACCTCGGTGCGACGCGAAAACGGCGCCTGGGCGAATGCGGATGCCGACACGATCTTGCAGGAGACCGACACCATTCTGGTGGCCGGCCCGATTCGTAAGGCCGAGGAGTTCGCGCAGCTGCGCTGA
- a CDS encoding LacI family DNA-binding transcriptional regulator: protein MTHDANSRPTLAAVARLAGVSPSTASLAFSGSGPVSGATRKRVLAAAAELDYAGPDPRAQSLRRGRSGIVGVIVEERVSEAFRDPIMLAMLDGIADGIGPLGAGLLLLTDTGDGAVSIESAPVDAVVLFGCSPRLGHAVAVLTQRGIPIVVIEGDAGAGVLQILLDNREATRASAEHLFALGHRTVSMVTLPIDERRTRGRVTIEREQGIPAGTAADRLAGARDVFPELHAVSAAASSIEEGLAAGRMLLHDPARRPSAIIAQSDLLAAGVIRAAEELGLAVPADLSVVGFDGVRVDGLAPYDLTTLVQPAVAKGQAAGEAVLRMLAGETPASVRFTSVFHRGNTTAAPRA, encoded by the coding sequence ATGACTCACGACGCGAATTCCCGTCCAACGCTGGCTGCCGTGGCGCGGCTCGCCGGAGTCTCGCCCTCGACGGCCTCGTTGGCATTCAGCGGCTCCGGCCCGGTGTCTGGCGCGACCCGCAAGCGGGTGCTGGCCGCGGCCGCAGAGCTCGACTATGCCGGACCGGATCCCCGGGCGCAGTCACTGCGCCGGGGCCGCTCGGGCATCGTCGGAGTGATCGTCGAAGAACGTGTGAGCGAGGCGTTTCGGGATCCGATTATGCTCGCCATGCTCGACGGCATCGCGGACGGAATCGGCCCGCTCGGCGCCGGTCTGCTTCTGCTCACCGACACCGGAGACGGGGCAGTGAGCATCGAAAGTGCTCCCGTCGACGCCGTCGTGCTCTTTGGCTGTAGCCCGCGGCTCGGGCACGCCGTCGCCGTGCTCACTCAGCGTGGCATTCCGATCGTGGTCATCGAGGGGGATGCCGGAGCGGGCGTGCTGCAAATCTTGCTCGACAACCGCGAGGCCACCCGCGCCTCGGCGGAACACTTGTTCGCGCTTGGGCACCGCACGGTGAGCATGGTGACGCTGCCGATCGACGAACGGCGCACGCGCGGCCGAGTCACCATCGAGCGCGAGCAAGGCATCCCGGCGGGAACCGCCGCGGACCGCCTGGCTGGCGCGCGCGATGTATTCCCCGAGCTGCATGCAGTAAGTGCCGCCGCCAGTTCCATCGAAGAGGGCTTGGCCGCCGGCCGCATGTTGCTGCACGACCCGGCCCGTCGTCCGAGCGCAATCATCGCCCAGAGCGACCTTCTCGCGGCCGGTGTCATCCGCGCGGCCGAAGAGCTCGGCCTGGCCGTTCCCGCCGACCTGAGCGTCGTCGGTTTCGATGGTGTGCGCGTCGACGGCTTGGCGCCCTATGACCTCACGACACTCGTGCAGCCGGCCGTGGCGAAGGGCCAGGCGGCGGGTGAAGCGGTGCTGCGGATGCTGGCCGGCGAGACCCCGGCCTCCGTTCGCTTCACGAGCGTATTCCACCGCGGGAATACGACGGCGGCGCCGCGGGCCTGA
- a CDS encoding MFS transporter — MPPPTAGGTQPARPRANTTESVAASSSAAAPPGSTRGTPPELLRWRNAIYAIFLLSGLCIASWVSRVPAVRDNLQLSTAEVGILIFGLSAGSVIGLIAATGMFARLGARRAMLTSVCISAIGLVGLGVTSTLVPSFPGAFIALAFVGFGMGSLDVMMNIEGAAVEREIGKTLMPFMHACFSFGTVIGALIGAGASALGVPVAWHLIGMAALILTTAIVAVRFVPLRSELGDVTDAPALAWRARLREGLAVWSDLRLLLIGVVMLGMSFAEGSANDWIALASVDGHGMSKTDGAIVFGVFAVAMTAGRVLGGPIIDRFGRVPVLRACALMGVGGLLLFILAPAAWMLYLGTVLWGIGASLGFPVGMSAAADDPKHAAARVSAVAIIGYSAFLVGPPVLGLLGEAFGILNALFLILALMVLAGLAAPAVRERTL, encoded by the coding sequence ATGCCCCCGCCCACCGCAGGCGGAACCCAGCCCGCGCGGCCCCGCGCCAACACCACAGAAAGCGTCGCCGCCTCCTCAAGCGCGGCCGCCCCTCCTGGCTCTACCCGCGGCACGCCGCCCGAACTCCTCCGCTGGCGCAATGCCATCTACGCAATTTTCCTGCTCAGCGGGCTGTGCATTGCCAGCTGGGTCTCTCGCGTGCCGGCCGTGCGCGACAACCTGCAGCTGAGCACCGCCGAGGTCGGCATCTTGATCTTCGGCCTCTCGGCCGGCAGTGTGATCGGCCTCATCGCCGCCACCGGGATGTTCGCCCGCCTCGGCGCCCGCCGCGCCATGCTCACCAGCGTCTGCATCTCGGCCATCGGCCTGGTCGGCCTGGGCGTGACGTCCACGCTGGTGCCCTCGTTCCCCGGCGCGTTCATCGCCCTGGCCTTCGTCGGCTTCGGCATGGGCTCGCTCGACGTCATGATGAACATCGAGGGCGCGGCGGTCGAACGTGAAATCGGCAAGACCCTTATGCCGTTCATGCACGCCTGCTTCAGCTTCGGCACCGTGATCGGCGCGCTCATCGGGGCCGGCGCATCCGCCCTGGGCGTTCCTGTGGCCTGGCACCTCATCGGCATGGCCGCGCTCATTCTCACCACGGCGATCGTCGCGGTGCGGTTCGTTCCGTTGCGTAGCGAACTCGGCGATGTGACGGATGCGCCCGCTCTCGCCTGGCGCGCCCGCCTGCGTGAGGGCCTCGCGGTCTGGTCCGACCTGCGACTTCTGCTGATCGGCGTCGTCATGCTCGGCATGTCGTTTGCGGAGGGCTCGGCCAACGACTGGATCGCCCTGGCCTCCGTCGACGGACACGGCATGAGCAAGACCGACGGCGCCATCGTCTTCGGTGTCTTCGCCGTCGCCATGACCGCCGGGCGGGTGCTCGGCGGGCCCATCATCGATCGCTTCGGCCGCGTTCCCGTGCTGCGCGCCTGCGCGCTCATGGGTGTCGGCGGGTTGCTGCTCTTCATCCTCGCCCCGGCCGCCTGGATGCTCTACCTCGGCACGGTGCTCTGGGGCATCGGCGCCTCGCTCGGCTTCCCCGTGGGCATGTCCGCCGCCGCCGACGACCCCAAGCACGCGGCCGCCCGGGTGAGCGCCGTGGCGATCATCGGTTACAGCGCGTTTTTGGTGGGCCCGCCCGTGCTCGGCCTACTCGGGGAGGCCTTCGGCATCCTGAATGCGCTCTTCCTGATTCTGGCGCTGATGGTGCTGGCCGGCCTGGCCGCCCCGGCTGTGCGCGAACGCACACTCTGA
- the nucS gene encoding endonuclease NucS, whose product MRLVVAQCSVDYAGRLNAHLPLATRVLMLKADGSLLIHSDGGSYKPLNWMSPPCTLAEVELEDDQTDAGITAIWKVTHAKTADELTVNIYEVLHDSAHELGIDPGLIKDGVEAQLQKLLAEHIHLLGDGHTLVRREYMTAIGPVDILAQDASGASVAVELKRRGDIDGVEQLTRYLELMNRDPHIAPVKGVFAAQEIKPQARKLAEDRGIRCLLLDYDAMRGLDDTQTKLF is encoded by the coding sequence ATGCGTCTCGTAGTAGCCCAGTGTTCCGTCGACTATGCAGGGCGCCTCAACGCGCACCTGCCTCTGGCCACCCGTGTGCTCATGCTCAAGGCCGACGGCAGTCTGCTGATCCACTCCGACGGCGGCTCGTACAAGCCGCTCAACTGGATGAGCCCGCCGTGCACACTGGCCGAGGTCGAGCTGGAAGATGACCAAACGGATGCCGGCATCACCGCCATCTGGAAGGTCACCCACGCGAAGACCGCCGACGAGCTCACCGTGAACATCTACGAGGTGCTGCACGATTCGGCGCATGAACTCGGCATCGACCCCGGCCTGATCAAGGACGGCGTCGAGGCCCAGCTGCAGAAGCTGCTCGCCGAGCACATCCACCTGCTCGGCGACGGGCACACGCTCGTGCGCCGGGAATACATGACGGCGATCGGGCCCGTCGACATCCTCGCGCAGGACGCCAGCGGCGCCTCGGTGGCCGTCGAGCTGAAGCGCCGCGGTGACATCGACGGCGTCGAGCAGCTCACGCGCTACCTCGAACTGATGAACCGCGACCCGCACATTGCGCCGGTCAAGGGTGTTTTCGCCGCCCAGGAGATCAAACCGCAGGCCAGAAAGCTCGCCGAGGACCGTGGCATCCGCTGCCTGCTGCTCGACTATGACGCCATGCGCGGCCTGGACGACACGCAAACGAAGCTGTTCTAG
- a CDS encoding IS1380 family transposase, which translates to MQLSHTSAAVSASFDETNLVSTAGLVPAMALAVKTGLGNLADTHLTLPGYFGANAGLKVTALVAGMVAGADCIDDMALLRHGGMKKLFTGAYAPSTLGSFLRAFTFGHIRQLDAVASRWLRRLAETAPIAAGVDEYALVDIDDTIKEVHGYQKQGSGYGYSGVRGLNALLGILSTETSAPIIVGSRLRKGAANSVRGAGKFVADLLANVTRLRGNGATGTVLLRADSAFYAHTVVAAAGRAGAKVSITARMDPAVKKTIGTIGEGAWTSIEYTDAIRDEQTGTWVSSAEVAEVPFIAFGSKKKADRIEGRLVVRRIPELNKKDLSQPTLFDTHRFHAFFTTSTLDTVTADKTHRAHAIIEQVNADLKDSALAHLPSGKFAANAAWLILACIAFNLARAIGALTGTDLGKARSGTIRRKLISVPARISTSARRLVLHLPKDWPWEKHWTAAFAAACGPPGPASI; encoded by the coding sequence ATGCAACTTTCTCACACCTCCGCGGCGGTTTCAGCATCCTTCGACGAAACGAATCTCGTGTCGACGGCAGGGCTCGTCCCGGCGATGGCGTTGGCCGTGAAAACAGGGCTCGGCAACCTGGCCGATACGCACCTCACCTTGCCGGGGTACTTCGGCGCGAACGCGGGGTTGAAGGTCACTGCGCTGGTGGCCGGGATGGTCGCCGGCGCCGACTGCATCGACGATATGGCGTTGCTTCGTCACGGTGGAATGAAGAAACTCTTCACTGGCGCCTACGCGCCCTCGACCCTGGGGTCGTTTCTGCGCGCATTCACGTTCGGGCACATCCGGCAGCTGGATGCTGTCGCGTCCCGTTGGCTGCGCCGCCTGGCCGAGACGGCCCCGATCGCGGCCGGCGTTGACGAGTACGCGCTCGTCGACATCGACGACACCATCAAGGAAGTCCACGGCTACCAGAAGCAGGGCTCCGGTTACGGCTACTCCGGAGTGCGCGGCCTGAACGCCCTGCTGGGCATCCTCAGCACCGAAACCAGTGCGCCGATCATCGTCGGCTCACGGCTGCGCAAGGGCGCCGCGAACTCGGTGCGCGGCGCCGGGAAATTCGTCGCCGACCTCCTCGCGAACGTGACCCGGCTCCGCGGAAACGGCGCCACCGGGACGGTGCTGCTGCGGGCGGACTCGGCGTTCTACGCCCACACCGTCGTGGCCGCCGCCGGGCGGGCAGGCGCGAAAGTCTCGATCACGGCCCGGATGGATCCGGCGGTGAAGAAAACGATCGGCACGATCGGCGAGGGCGCCTGGACGAGCATCGAGTACACCGACGCGATCCGCGACGAACAGACCGGAACCTGGGTGTCGTCCGCGGAAGTCGCCGAAGTACCATTTATCGCGTTCGGTTCGAAGAAGAAAGCGGACCGCATCGAGGGACGACTGGTCGTGCGGCGCATCCCCGAACTGAACAAGAAAGACCTCTCGCAGCCGACCCTGTTTGACACGCACCGTTTCCACGCGTTCTTCACCACCAGCACCCTGGACACCGTCACCGCCGACAAAACCCATCGCGCTCACGCGATCATCGAACAAGTCAACGCAGACCTGAAAGACTCCGCGCTGGCACACCTGCCCTCGGGAAAGTTCGCCGCAAACGCCGCCTGGCTGATCCTGGCCTGCATCGCTTTCAATCTCGCCCGCGCCATTGGTGCTCTCACCGGCACCGATCTCGGGAAAGCGCGCAGCGGCACGATCCGCCGCAAACTCATCAGCGTTCCCGCCCGAATCTCAACCTCGGCCCGCCGACTCGTTCTACACCTGCCGAAGGACTGGCCCTGGGAGAAACACTGGACCGCCGCATTCGCGGCAGCCTGCGGACCACCCGGACCCGCATCCATCTGA
- a CDS encoding HAD hydrolase-like protein has translation MRVNPTLTRTWSAILFDLDGTITDSAPGITASLAQTFKLLGRPVPPLSELMAYVGPPLIAAFREYAGMTAEEANEALLVYRAHYAGEASLDTAVYPGVAGLLERIHAAGIPLALATSKPEANAVRILTHFDLAKYFTVIVGASEDEVRSAKADIVKEALTRLAASGADLSAPVMVGDRSYDAEGAAANNVPAILVEWGYGSPAEAAAATAVVHSADQLGRLLLG, from the coding sequence ATGCGAGTGAATCCGACTTTGACCCGCACCTGGAGTGCCATCCTCTTTGACCTCGACGGAACCATCACGGATTCCGCCCCGGGTATCACCGCCTCACTCGCTCAGACGTTCAAACTTCTGGGCCGTCCGGTTCCCCCGCTGTCGGAGCTGATGGCCTACGTCGGACCTCCTCTTATCGCAGCGTTCCGCGAATATGCCGGGATGACCGCCGAGGAAGCGAACGAGGCTCTGCTCGTGTACCGCGCGCACTATGCCGGCGAAGCGTCGCTTGACACCGCCGTCTACCCCGGGGTCGCGGGCCTGCTCGAGCGCATTCACGCCGCCGGCATCCCCCTCGCCTTGGCGACCAGCAAGCCCGAGGCGAATGCCGTGCGCATTCTCACGCACTTCGATCTGGCCAAGTACTTCACCGTGATCGTCGGCGCCTCCGAAGACGAGGTGCGCAGCGCTAAGGCAGACATCGTGAAGGAAGCCCTGACCCGTCTCGCCGCGTCCGGTGCCGATCTGAGCGCTCCCGTCATGGTGGGCGATCGCAGCTACGACGCCGAGGGCGCCGCCGCGAACAATGTTCCGGCGATCCTGGTCGAGTGGGGCTACGGCTCGCCGGCGGAGGCCGCGGCAGCGACTGCTGTCGTGCACTCGGCCGACCAGCTCGGCCGGCTCCTGCTCGGCTAA